The window GTGGAATAGATATGAGAATGGAGTACAATATGGAAAAACATACCTCTTGAATCAAAGAGGTAATGGTCCGGGGGGATTTGTGATCGGTGAGGTAGACACAAATAATAACGTTACTGCACAAGTCAATATTGATCCGAATGGATATGTTGGAATTGGCACAGCGACACCAACGGCAACTCTGGATGTGACGGGTAATGCAACATGCTCAGGGACATTCACAGCAGGCAGCATTTCGACGAATAAAGGAAGTATCAACTGTGGCAATATAATATGCTCAGGGGCGCTCACAGTTAGCGGTGCTGCCCCACGAAATATAGGGCATTTTGGTTTTCTGAATGAGAAAAATCCAACTGGTCAAAGTCGCTCTGACAGCACTGTTCTTTACTCGATTATAGGAAGTCAGTGCATGACTGCTGTTGAATTTCATGCTACCTCTGATCAAAGGACTAAAAGAATAATCAGTACCAGCGACAGTAGCCATGATGTAGAAACGATAAAACGCTTTAAAGTAACTGACTTTGTATTTATAGATAAATCAATTAAAGGAGATAGACCCCAGAAAAAACTTATCGCTCAACAAATAGATGAATTTTTCCCACAAGCTGTTAACAAAACTAATAATGTTATACCTAATGTTTACGCGCTCAGTCATTCTACACGCTATGACAAAAGTACACATCAGCTTACTATTAAAACAAAAAAACCTCATGAATTCTCTGATGGAGATACTATAAGAATAGTTGATGATGTATCCACTCGCGATGTAACTATTTTAGAGGTTTTAGATGAATGTACTTTTGCAATTAACAGTGAAAAAGATATAGATAAAGTTTTTGTCTATGGAAAATATGTTAACGATTTCCTCGTTATCGACTATGACTCAATATCTGCTCTGCATATCAGTGCAACACAAGAAATTTTACGCCGCCTCGAATCACTAGAAAATAAATATGAATCAATCAGACAGGAAAACAGTCAACTGAGAGAGTCAATAAAAAAAACACAGTGCGATTCTTGCACTCCGGGATCTGGTTTTAACGATATAGAATGACCCAGCTAGGAAACACTCATCGCCAGCCGCAACCCCACGCTTCCCTGGCAGTAATGGGCAGGGAGGTGCGGCAGGCATATTCCCATTCCGCCTCTGTGGACAGGCGTAGTGCAGGCCTGGGATATGTTTATTCGATCGTCGTAGGAGCCATTCTGGCCTGGAAGATTCATCTGCTCGGCCTGATCGTGCTCGGCTTCGGTCTGTACCGCCTGATCCTCCAGTTCCTCCCGAAAAAGATCCTGCCCATCCTCACCCGGCTGGAGAACTGGCTGGTCATCCTGCTGGTCACGGTGCTGCTGGCCCAGAGCTGGCAGCCTTTGGGCATTGAAAAAGGAGACTGGGCCAATTTCCTCTTTGTGGGCCTGCTCATCGGCGGCTTACTCGGTTTCTTTCAGATTTTTCAGTGGATGTACCCGCATCTGTTGCGCCTGTTTCTGCGCTGGAAGCTGATTTTTTTGATTTTCCCCTTGCTGGTGGTTATCGGCGGGGCAATGGTCTGGTTAGGGGTTCCGAAACTCACCGGCTGGCTGCCGGACAGCATCCGCCGGGCCAAGCCAATGATGAGTCTGGCGCACAGCTTTCCCGGTCTGGGCCGGGAGTTCATGCCCTTCCTGGACGAGGGCTCCTTTCTCTACATGCCCACCACCATGCCCCATGCCGGGCTGACCGAGGTCCAGGAGGTTTTGGCGGCTCAGGATCGGGCCATCACCGCCATCCCGGAGGTGGAGTCCGCCGTGGGCAAGCTGGGCCGGGCCGAGACCCCGCTGGATCCTGCGCCCCTGTCCATGATTGAAACCATCATCAATTATCATCCTGAATATCTGGAAGATGAGAAGGGAAACCGCCTGCTTTTCGCCTGGCGCGAAGACCGCAAGGACTTCTGCCGCAGCCCTGAAGGGGTGCTGCTCAAGGCTGGGGACGGCATGCCTTATCTGGTGCAGGGGCGTTTTGAGCGGGATGAGCGGGGTGGACTGATCCCTGATCCTGAAGGTAAACCCTTCCGGCTCTGGCGGGCCGCCCTTAATCCGACCATCAATCCTGACCGCGATCCCTGGCCCGGTATTGAAGATACCGACGACATCTGGAACGAGATCGTTCAGGCCGCCGAGATCCCCGGCGTGACCTCGGCTCCCAAGCTCCAGCCCATTGCTGCCCGGATCGTCATGCTCCAGAGCGGCATGCGTGCGCCTATGGGCATCAAGGTCAAAGGGCCTGATCTGGCAACCATCGAGCAGGTAGGCCTGGACCTGGAACGGCTGGTTAAGCAGGTGCCCTCGGTCTCGCCCCTGACCGTGCTGGCCGACCGGGTGGTGGGCAAGCCCTATCTGGAAATCGTCATCGACCGGGAGGCCATCTCCCGGCACGGCATCAAACTGGGCAGAGTGCAGGAGGTGATCTCGGCAGCGGTGGGCGGCAAAATGGTCACCATGACCGTGGAAGGCCGGGAACGTTACCCGGTGCAAGTGCGCTATCAGCGCGAGCGGCGGGATTCTCTGGAAGCCCTGGAGCGTATCCTGGTTACCACCTCCACCGGAGAGCATATCCCGCTGGCCCAGCTGGCCGATATCCGCTATGTGCGCGGCCCGCAGATGATCAAGAGTGAGGACACCTTCCTGACCGGCTATGTCCTGTTTGATAAGAAAAAGGGTTTTGCCGAGGTGGACGTGGTCGAGCAGACCCGCAGCTTCCTGGAGGAGAAGATCGCCAGCGGCGAGCTGCGCATTCCGCCGGGTGTCTCTTACACCTTCGCCGGTAATTACGAGAATCAGATCCGGGCGCAGAAGCGACTTTCCGTGATCCTGCCCCTGGCCCTGCTGGTGATCATGCTGATCCTCTATCTCCAGTTCCGTTCCCTGGGCACCACCATGATGGTCTTCTCCGCCATCCTGGTGGCCTGGTCCGGCGGCTTCCTGATGATTTGGCTCTACGGTCAGGACTGGTTCCTGGATTTCTCCCTCTTTGATACGGACATGCGCAAACTCTTCCAGGTCCACGGGATCAATTTGTCCGTGGCCATCTGGGTGGGCTTTTTGGCCCTGTTCGGCATCGCCACCGACGACGGGGTGCTCATGGCCACCTATCTGGACGAATCAAAGGCTCGCTTCAAGGATAAGAAGGAGAGAACCCGGCAGGACATCCGCGAGATGGTCCTGCACGGTGCGCAGCGCCGCATCCGCCCGGCCCTGATGACCTCGGCCACCACCATCCTGGCCCTGATCCCCATTCTGACCTCCACCGGTCGGGGCTCGGATATTATGGTGCCTATGGCTATTCCTTCTTTTGGTGGGATGATTATTGCCATGCTGACGGTCTTTGTGGTGCCTGTGTTGTATTGTTGGGTTGAGGAGGGGCGGGTGAAGGGCAGTAAAAAGTACTGATCATTCTGCCTGAAAAAACTTCATTGACAGTCATTCTCGATGTGTATAAAATAGAAAATAATACACATAAGATTAAAGGAGGCCGTGATGAGAACAAATGTTGTTGTTGATGACAACCTGATGGCGGAAGCAATGCGGTTAAGCTGTATCAAGACCAAAAAAGGTGTTATAGATCAGGCGTTGAGGCTGCTGGTGCAGATTAAAAAACAGGAAGCCGTCCGTCAACTGAAAGGCAGACTGCACTGGGAGGGCGATCTTGAGAAAATGAGGCTGGACTGATGATTCTGGTCGATTCCTCAGTATGGGTAAACTATTTTAACGGTCAGGCAACATGGCAGACGGAAATGCTGGATCAACTGCTGCTACAGGTTCCGGTGTATACCGGGGATCTGATTCTGACGGAGGTGCTGCAGGGATTCAGGAAAGACCGCGACTATGCAAAGGCAAAAGAAGTTATGAGCATACTTCCCTGCAAAGAACTGGGAGGATATGCTGTTGCTGTCGCGGCTGCTGAGAACTACAGAACGTTACGGAAAAAAGGCGTTACGGTCAGGAAGACTATTGATATGATCATCGGGACATTCTGTATAACGAACACGCTCTCTTTGTTGCATGATGACAGGGATTTTGAACCTATGGTTGCCCATTTGGGTCTTAGGGAGGTTTCTTCGGCGATTTTGCATTAAAATCAATGAGTCGCTGATTGCACACTGCTCATCAACTTCAGTAAACGGCAGCAGCGAAAATCACCGCATGGGTTGACAGGGATGTGTCATCGGACTGGAGGGGTAGTTTGTGGGGAGTGATATTGTTGGGTTGAGGAGAGAAAATCGGGATGATTGTGGATTTGCCTCTTTACCTGCACAGAATGATTGCTGTATACTGAGATCATGATGAAAATATATCTTGATAACTGCTGCATTCCTATAGCGACAACGTTGAACGATATAATCAAGGAGAAGAACTTATGCAGGCGCAGGAGCAGCATCATATCAGCCCTGAAGAATATCTTACCGGGGAACGTGATGGTGATATCCGGCATGAATACTTTGCCGGAGAAGTCTTTGCCATGGCCGGGGCAAGCCGGGAACATAACCAGATCTCGACAAATATCGTCCGCCTGCTGGGCAATCAGCTGTTGGAGAAGCCGTGCAGCGTCTTTGCCAGCGACATGAAGGTGAAGATCCAAAAGAGGAGAAAGTATTCCTACCCGGATATCGTTGTTGTCTGTGAAAAAGAGGAGTATGAGGATGAACATAACGATGTGCTGCTGAATCCCGTCGTTCTTATAGAAATCCTTTCCGGCAGCACCGAGGCCTATGATCGGGGAGACAAGTTCTCCCATTATCAGGAGCTCCCTTCATTTACCGAGTATATCCTGGTTTCTCAGTATACCTTTAAGATGGAACGATTTGCCCGGCAGGCCGACAATTCCTGGGTGTATACGATATATCAGGGTGAAGAAGATATACTCTCTGTCGAAACAATAGATTGTGAACTGCCGCTGGCCGAGGTATATAGAAAAGTACGGTTTGCTGAACAGGGAGCGCGAAGAAATCGGCTGACTGTGCGCAGTCTCCCTGATTAGGGGAAAAGAGGATTATTCGAGTCGTGATATTTGATCAGTTGCAGAGTAAAATCTAATTTTATTCTGACCCTTTTTACCGGATAAACGACTCTTTCTTCTTATTAGTCGTCCGAGCGCTCTTTTTCAATCTCCTTAATCTCTTCTTCTGACAGGCCCGTCAACTGAGCAATCATTTTGATATCAATTCCTTGCTGAATTCCATTACGGACTATCTCTCTATCTCTTTCATTCTTACCTTCTTCTTTTCCTTCTACTCTCCCCTCATCAAAAGCAGTATCAAGGGAGTTTTTCATGTCCCGATAATATTTCAGACTCTTCTCATAAGAACGCACCTGGTCCGGGGTAAAGCGGGCAATCTCCGCAGTATCAAAGAGCTGCTCAAACACCTGTTCCCGTAGCATGTCTGGTATTCGTTCCAGCCGATTCAGGTTCCTGATAACGTACAGCCATTTATCAAACCGAGTCTTCAGCTCATCCAGTTTTTTGCTGAATTTGGGCATCTCAAGATAGATAAAAGTCAGTTTATCATAAAACACCCGATTGGTTTCAATATCAGACAGCTTAACATCATAGCGGTACTTTTCCGGTTGGTTCTTATCCTCGTCAAAGACAAAATCCAGGATAGCCACCGTATAGACGGCCTTGAGCTGAAAATTCCAGTCGCCCCGTTCCGCCTGCTCGCGGATGGGAAAGGTGGAGTAATAAAGTGCTCGGTCCTTGAAAAAATTCTGTTTGCTCTTCTGGAGTTCGACAATGAACTTCTCACCCCGTTCATTCTCGCAGTAGAGATCGAAGATCGCCTTGCGGTCGATATCGGTGTCGCCGAGCTGTTCGGTCTTTAGATAGGTCAGATCTCGGATCTCTCCCTGTTCTTCTTTGAGCAATTCGTTGAGAAAATCCAGGAGCAGGTTTTTATTCGGCTCTTCACCGAAGATCTTCTTAAATCCGTAATCAGTGAACAGGTTGATGTAGCGTTCTTTGCTGGCCATTATGTATGTTTTTCACAGGTTGCCGAGTATTCTAGTGCCGTTGAGCACAACGCACTCTTTCTTCATGATCAATGTCGGCAGTATATTCCTCTTTTCCCGGAAGTACAACCGGTGCTTTTGGGCAGGGAATGTGTCGGGGAGCGAGGAGGTGTAGTTTGTGGTTTTATCCTGAACGAGAAGCTCGGGCCTGTGGCGCGGGAGGTTGGGGTGCTGACGAGATGAAAAGGGAGATGTAATTTTTTCTGCAAGGTGTTTGAGCAAGCTGATCTGATAAATTCCCTTGAGGCGCAAGGGAATTTGCCCCTTTAAGACAGCAGTCTATCAGAACTGGATATTCGACATAAGGTCTGTGTGAGATTGTCGAAAGCCAGTAATAGGCAACCAAATGATTTTTAAACAAGTACTAAGGTGCTACCCTACGTCGAAAAACGCTTAAAAATCAATATATCGCAGACCAAATATAATTCATAATAGCTGCACGCTGTATCTTGTGCATGCCTATCCACTCAACCACAAGATAGTGCATACTCGAAGGCTTGAATCCTTATGTCGAATATCCAGATCAGAAAGTTATTCTTGACAAAAAAATCATAATTGTCATACTAGTTGGGCCGTAACAGTATGGAAGATGGATTGCGTGAATTGGTTTTTCGGGTTCGTGTTATTCTTTATGTTTTTAGTGAAAAATATGATCTTCTCCTCTTTTCCCCAATCATGCTTTGCGCAACCTGATAAAACAAAATCAGTTATATGGAATTGATATCGATAATTTCTGGTGTTGCATCATTGGTTGCATTTGGGTATGCGATTTGGCCTAATTTTACAAATCGAAAAATAAGGAATCGTCGTTCTGCATGGTATGCACTTTTAATTTTTCTTGTACTATCTGGCTCCATTTTCTTTTTTCAAACTAGCGACCAGCGGACCGACATTAATGATAAATCATTTTCAGAATCTAAGAATAATCAAACACTGGGAAATCAATCTATTACTAATGAGATCTCTACCTCCTTATTCCTGTCTCAGCTTAACAAATTTGATTTAGATTCAGATAAAATTAAGTACATAAGGGAGTATAAAAAAATTATGAATTCAAAAATCACATTTAATGAATTTAACAATATTTTAAGCGAAATGAATCAATCTTCAAACAAGATAATAGTTGCAACACATTTAATTAGTTACACGATAAAGCCCCAAAAAGATGAATTAGACAAGTATATGAGTCAATTTCATATGGATTCATACAAGAAGAAAGCATTAGATATCATTTACAAAAAATGATTAAAATATAAGACTTCAACTTTATATGGTTTATTTATGAAAGTATATATTGCTATATTATTTTTTTTATTACTTCCTCTAGTAGCTAATGCAGACGACTCTAAAAATGTTGACAAAGCTATTTCTTTTTTACATGCTGCTTGTGTAACAGGTGGGGAAAAAGTTACCTTTGAAGTTAATGGGGTTAGCGGGATAACACTTCAAAAATGGAAAGAAAATAAAATTGAAGGGGAAGTATCATTTAAAAGAGAAGAGTTAAAAGGAATAACTGGAGAATTAACAGAATTTAGTTTAATGCAAGCTCAGGATATAAGAGATTGTATGAAACCTCATATCAAAAAGATAATCGATTTTTTGCTTGATTCGCCAAATATGAGTAAAAAAGACAAACAGGTAAAGAGATATCTCGCTTCGCTAATTAACGAAATTCGCCTTACTGTCCATGTTAACATACCGCTTAACGAACCATTTTTTGATAGTATAAAAAAAGATATTATTGCATTTAATGATGAAATGCCTGAGTCTCCATCAATGAAGGTAGGAAGTATACAATTTGTTGGTTGGAACACTATAAATCATAAACATAACTATAAATTATATTCAAAACTAGAAAATCTTATAAGACCATTTTTCAACTACGCATTTATTTTCTATAAAAATTCTGATACTCCTATCCACTGCTTAGAGGCAAGAGAAGAATGCAAGCCTGATATGTTTTTTCAGTTAATGGCTGAGGAGGATATAGGTAAGGATGGTATCCAATATTCAATAAGAATGACAAAAAATGATAATCCATTACTGCAGGTAAGTATAGAAAAGGTTTATCTCAAAAATTTTGCAGCAGGGTTAGAAATACAATCATTAGATGATCTCCGAGGTAGCATTATGTATATAACTGGCCCTACTGGATTACGCCCCAGCGCTGACTACTTTAATTTTTTTAATAATTGGAATATTAGCAGATTGATTATTTACACAGG is drawn from Candidatus Electrothrix rattekaaiensis and contains these coding sequences:
- a CDS encoding Uma2 family endonuclease — protein: MQAQEQHHISPEEYLTGERDGDIRHEYFAGEVFAMAGASREHNQISTNIVRLLGNQLLEKPCSVFASDMKVKIQKRRKYSYPDIVVVCEKEEYEDEHNDVLLNPVVLIEILSGSTEAYDRGDKFSHYQELPSFTEYILVSQYTFKMERFARQADNSWVYTIYQGEEDILSVETIDCELPLAEVYRKVRFAEQGARRNRLTVRSLPD
- a CDS encoding PIN domain nuclease; protein product: MILVDSSVWVNYFNGQATWQTEMLDQLLLQVPVYTGDLILTEVLQGFRKDRDYAKAKEVMSILPCKELGGYAVAVAAAENYRTLRKKGVTVRKTIDMIIGTFCITNTLSLLHDDRDFEPMVAHLGLREVSSAILH
- a CDS encoding type II toxin-antitoxin system VapB family antitoxin; amino-acid sequence: MRTNVVVDDNLMAEAMRLSCIKTKKGVIDQALRLLVQIKKQEAVRQLKGRLHWEGDLEKMRLD
- a CDS encoding Rpn family recombination-promoting nuclease/putative transposase, coding for MASKERYINLFTDYGFKKIFGEEPNKNLLLDFLNELLKEEQGEIRDLTYLKTEQLGDTDIDRKAIFDLYCENERGEKFIVELQKSKQNFFKDRALYYSTFPIREQAERGDWNFQLKAVYTVAILDFVFDEDKNQPEKYRYDVKLSDIETNRVFYDKLTFIYLEMPKFSKKLDELKTRFDKWLYVIRNLNRLERIPDMLREQVFEQLFDTAEIARFTPDQVRSYEKSLKYYRDMKNSLDTAFDEGRVEGKEEGKNERDREIVRNGIQQGIDIKMIAQLTGLSEEEIKEIEKERSDD
- a CDS encoding efflux RND transporter permease subunit, with the protein product MTQLGNTHRQPQPHASLAVMGREVRQAYSHSASVDRRSAGLGYVYSIVVGAILAWKIHLLGLIVLGFGLYRLILQFLPKKILPILTRLENWLVILLVTVLLAQSWQPLGIEKGDWANFLFVGLLIGGLLGFFQIFQWMYPHLLRLFLRWKLIFLIFPLLVVIGGAMVWLGVPKLTGWLPDSIRRAKPMMSLAHSFPGLGREFMPFLDEGSFLYMPTTMPHAGLTEVQEVLAAQDRAITAIPEVESAVGKLGRAETPLDPAPLSMIETIINYHPEYLEDEKGNRLLFAWREDRKDFCRSPEGVLLKAGDGMPYLVQGRFERDERGGLIPDPEGKPFRLWRAALNPTINPDRDPWPGIEDTDDIWNEIVQAAEIPGVTSAPKLQPIAARIVMLQSGMRAPMGIKVKGPDLATIEQVGLDLERLVKQVPSVSPLTVLADRVVGKPYLEIVIDREAISRHGIKLGRVQEVISAAVGGKMVTMTVEGRERYPVQVRYQRERRDSLEALERILVTTSTGEHIPLAQLADIRYVRGPQMIKSEDTFLTGYVLFDKKKGFAEVDVVEQTRSFLEEKIASGELRIPPGVSYTFAGNYENQIRAQKRLSVILPLALLVIMLILYLQFRSLGTTMMVFSAILVAWSGGFLMIWLYGQDWFLDFSLFDTDMRKLFQVHGINLSVAIWVGFLALFGIATDDGVLMATYLDESKARFKDKKERTRQDIREMVLHGAQRRIRPALMTSATTILALIPILTSTGRGSDIMVPMAIPSFGGMIIAMLTVFVVPVLYCWVEEGRVKGSKKY
- a CDS encoding DUF4476 domain-containing protein, producing MELISIISGVASLVAFGYAIWPNFTNRKIRNRRSAWYALLIFLVLSGSIFFFQTSDQRTDINDKSFSESKNNQTLGNQSITNEISTSLFLSQLNKFDLDSDKIKYIREYKKIMNSKITFNEFNNILSEMNQSSNKIIVATHLISYTIKPQKDELDKYMSQFHMDSYKKKALDIIYKK